The Pyrus communis chromosome 8, drPyrComm1.1, whole genome shotgun sequence region cctacaggtgatgttaaaatatcttcaataaatacctccaatatttaaataaaaaaagaaaaccaaaaacaaaaacctcccactccctcCACTCCTTCccattttccaaaaaaatgttatcatacacacaaagtgtgtaggcaaatatTAATGTTTATTAACTCAAGAGGGCTGGagtagaagaaaaaagaaacgatGATCACACGTCGTAGGGCGTGTGGTTATTATTTTCCTACAAAAATCTCTCCtctttgatgtgaaaattttcattgtgaccaGAAAACGgatggtacatcatgtgtttttatatatgtggtgggaaattttattttttaagttattaacttttcaTTACACATATTCAATCATTTGTATAGTAACATGTGGTATATTACCACATATatcggtcacattgaaaaatctttccttTTTGATAGATGGAGATAACTAAAGAAACTATAGACAcgtttacccaaaaaaaaaatggagttttaacgaaaaggttacagtactattcactttaacgaaaaatcatatttttacactaaaaagttaaacttgatactattcactttaccctttattttgtctttatccttaaaactaaaagttttataatccttttcattaatttttctaaaaaataacCGTAGACACCGTCGGTTTTTCTTAATGGGCCCTCTCCCTTCTTTCCATCATGTCAACCTCCTTCAAAAGTGCCCGACACATTTAGTTGTAATACATAAAAAGGAAGGATCTGGCAATTGTTGTTGGTATCCACTCTTGTCTTGAACGTGTATGCAGTGAGAATGCACGCACGCACGCGCATCTGGTCGATGTTGCCTTGCCTGTTTCTCCTAAATTATATTGGCCCGTTCACTCTTCATGCTCAATATATGTTAATCcacgattttgttttcataaaatTGCTATTAATTAGAATGCGAACATTCAACTTGATCAAAATTATTTAACAATATATAGAGCAACACAAGATTATCATCATTCAATCACATGGAATAATACTCATCTCAACATCTTGTAGATTTATTGTTTTGCATGTAAATTATTCTTGTCAAGTAGTGTCCCCATAGTTACCTCTTTTGACATACATTTGTGGTTCATCTTTTACCAAAAAATTTGTAGTTCACCGGAATTTCGGAAAGAATAGAAGAAATTATATCCATGGTACATTACATACACgtatacatatgtgtgtgtgtgtgttttgataTATTTCCTAAGACAACTGCTAGCTACCTCGATCGTAAACTAATAAATGATTGATTAGTAGCTCATAGTTTTATCAATCCAATAACATTTAGGTAGGGTGAGTAAGTTTGGTTCTCAATTATTGTAACTTAAGCGACgtcttttttttgttacaacTCATAAATATGCCTCGACCAAACTTCCTATCTTGAATTAATGGATTGCTTTAAATTACTAAGTTTGTCTTAATTATGATTTACTCTTTCAAAGAAGATTGATAAAGAAAGCAATTAAGTACAAGAAGTAGAAATTAATTAAGATATATAGGATGATAATTTTTTACCAATGAGTGAGAAAGAAACACATATAAAAGATTTACCATCGCCGACCTTAGTTTTTTTACGttggttttgttgtttgtttgccTGGCGCAAGACTATGAGGATCATTTCGTGATATTTCACAACAAAGCTTCCTTGCTAAAAAGCTTCATCTTTGCAAGTTCATTAGAAAGTACTACAAGATTTTGTCCTCTCGTGAGCATTATAATTGGATATACTTATGTAGTTGAAATTTTGTATTGtctttttattatatttgtAATCTTGCGTGAAAATAGATTCTTTGTCttatcattttaattaattattgggaTCTTTCTCattcaaaccaaaagaaaaagtcCAATAAACCAAAGGAGCAACAAAGTGATAAAAGGCTGCTAGTGTACGacaaattgaattgaatattCAAGATAGAAGCCAAGCCACCATGGCATCAGCGTGATCATCATCACCAGCAGCAGTAGCAGATTCTCCTTCCCGCAACAAAGACAGCATGTTTTGTCTGTCATGGCCATCCCATAAGTAGTCATGCTCAGTCCGAGCTTGGATAAGTACACTCTCCCAATCCCATAATGTATGATCGTAAGTTCCGAATCCACCAGCAGTATGACCATCCTCCATATCATAATTACTAGCATTTGTCAGTGACATCGAAGAGCCGCATGAATGCAAGTCCCCCGTGACGACTTGTCCGTTTGAGTTTGAGATCGACAACGAGCTCAAATTACCACCGCAGCTTCTGCTCTCTTGCTCCTGATCGTGATGATCATCACTGGCTGCCGTAGTAGTAGTAGTCGTCGTTGTCATCATAATTTTATTTGGACACATGACTAATTGGTCACATGACGATGGTAATTCTGTGTCCTGATGATGATCCGCGTCCGTAAAATGATCAGCATCTTGATGAATGTTTATTTCACTTGCACTTAAAGCCAAAACACCATTTGGATCCAGTATCTCGTCCTCATTAATATCGTCCATCAAGTAGTCAGTAAACCCCAACAACCCTCCATCAATGCCGACAGATTCATTCATATCACCATCGTCGTGTACAAGTGGATGTGGTCCTAAAATTAGTTTTCCGCCATCACTTTCTTTCTGATGATCAATGACCGTTGCCATCATTGATATTCCTCCACCTCCAGTTTCCTGCTGCTGGTCCGGGGCCTCAATTAGTAGCACGTAATCGTCTTGCATGGTGTCCAcggttttattattattttcagtaGGCAAGGAAGTTGCCTTGTGGACATTATTTAAACGATCATCATCAGCATCAGCAGAAACATCAACGTCTTTGTGGTGGCTCTGGCTCAGCGGGGCCTCGAGGCCTTTGGGTTTGGTGGTCAAGTAGGTTTTGTTCTTCTTCATGGCCCAGCGACTGGTTCTGCCACGTCTTCTTTTAGGAGGGGGAGGACCTAATTCCATAGCTGCCGAAACTTCATGACCAGCTGGTAGGGAACTGGTGCTGATTTCAGTAGTAATGGCGATTGTGGTGGTGTGCCTCCTGAAGGTGTCAATTTTCCTGCTCAAGTGAGAATTCCAGTAGTTCTTTATTTCATTATCGGTTCTTCCTGGTAATTGACTCGCTATCAAAGACCACCTGCATATACATTCATAATCATATTATTCATTAATTAACCAGCAATGATAAATCAAGTTTTCATTTGTATTGCATGcttagaaagaaaaggaaagagcaTAATCTACTGTATACTAGAtatgatgtgtgtgtgtgtgtgtatcatgTACTGATGATATCTACAGCTAGCTAAGTTTCTCCTTGTTCCCCTTTATATTAAATGTGAAGGGCCAAATTTTATGGTCCCAAAGAAAAATTGTCAAGTAAAGTCAGTTTGATTATAGAACACGAATATAATCGAAATCAGATTCAAATATTAATTCTTAAATTTTAGGAGATACAATTTCCTGGACAAGACTCTTTCTCTAACATACATATAGACAAGAAAATATGTTGAACATTGGTAATTTGCGCTAATTATATGATGGGACGTGGAAGAGAATTTATACATACTATTGCATGATTGGCACAAAACATTGTAGTTTACACTGTACTTACGTCAACTATATCATACAAtgtcatatgaaaaaaaattcttattcATAGTATTGCATGATTTTGATATAGAACACCATAATAACTCTGTGTACTCGTGAAATTATAGAATACCATGTGAAGAAAACTTAACTCATAATATCACATGATAAGAATGTATTATTGtaataacaattatatatactCATATCATACAAATCTTTCAAATAGGAGTTTTAATTAAAGACGCcaattgttatgtttttttttttttttttggttgggtaGATTACGTCTGACAGTTACACGTGAGTTGATATAATCAAGATTCACTACCAAATCAATAGTAGTAGGGTAATATTAGAGAGattaaaagttttgaaaattaagtgacatggaagttaatgattgatttattacttaaatgttgataacATGCTTATTCCTATTGGttacacatcatttagtttgtaaatttaatcttcctatCATTATCCATAGTAATAGTATCCTTTCTGTGCTTTTACACTTAGATCTCGTCGATGTAGAGtaatgttttgaaaattaaagttgtaaactaaatttgtaaattaaataatatcatcaataaaaaataattacattaattaacactagcatatgggcacacacaaagtgtgtgagaatttttttttttattttaattagagatatgttaggattacatgtaagtaagactttgaaaaaaaaaaaaacaaaatttgattgtgtgaaattacatttttatcccatatttcttatttatgttgtgttttaattagaaagttaaactaataatttcataagattttcgttgacaaaaaatatttgattaattaatagagatttaaataataaacaaatttataatttacaatgtcatttaatttataaattttaattcatagATTTAGTTTCCTGTTGACGTACGGTGTAAGCTTGCTGGTCTAGTTCTAGTTCTAGTTCTTTCTCAACTAACAAAAAAGGCAAATTTATTTGCTGACTAATGACAATGACAATTAGGACATGGACAGCAAACAAAAGAATCCGAAAACTTGAGAACTTGCAACACTCATGACAAGACGATACACAAATATAACAGATATAAAGAGTAATGttttttgtattatatttttgtttcatatttttatatcattttagATGTTATTTGATGTGGATGATCATATCATTTAAATTagtcagatttttaaatttagttcattaattaataaattaataattaagaaaaattatttaattaaatgatgattgtagtatataacAAGTCTTTCTCCTCTATTTACTcgagttttgcaaatttttcaaatgatgtgactgttcacatcagatgtcacctaagatggtataaaaatatggtataacAAAATGATACGAatagtattacttatatatatatatatatatatatatatatatatatatagtacccCTCTCTCCTCTTATTCCCTGTTTTCGTTTTTACGTATTAGTTTTGCTATTTGGTTTGGTAAAATAAGTATGATGTGTGAAGGGGAAGGTGTTGACCTAATTTCACGATAGGGcaataatatagtttaaattcttatttgaaaaaaattaaatttataacatttcatttacaaatgaaaataaaatgagcgagaaaataattaaaattaggCTACTTAAGAATAATTAATGCAAAGGTTATGAGTACGCGACTGACCTATTACCCAAAGAAGCATGCAATTTTATGATGACATCTTCCTCCTGAGAAGAAATATTTCCTCTCTTTAAGTCAGCTCTCAGATAGTTTATCCATCTCAATCTGCAACTCTTACCACACCTCAGCAACCCTTCAAGTTGAAGAATTTATATTATTAGTAATTCGTTAAATTGTACCATGCATTATTATTAACAAATTCATGATCCATTTgttataaaaagaaagaaagaagtaaAAGTAGGTACCAGCATTCTTGGGTAAAGACCTCCAGGAGCCTTCCCCATTGGCCTGGATATAACTGAGTAAGATTTCATCCTCGTCCGCAGTCCACCTTCCCTTCTTGAGACCAACTTTCTCACAGCACGGCGCCCTCCCCATTTCTATCTCTAATTAATCTCTCGACCGAACCAACGATATCGAGTTGACCAAATGCTTGCTGCCTATAATTGTATATAACGTGCAGCAACAGAGATAATTCACAACTCACAAGTAACGGGTCCTCACTGAGACGACGAAGATCACTCTGAGGCTGCGAAGGCGAGGGTTTAAAAAGGTGATTTACACAAGGACAGGGTCCCGCAGGGAGTGATAAGTATGAGCCCCCAGGGCCGAGAGAGAAAGAGTCAGAAAAGGAGGTGGGTGTGTACCATTAAATAAAAAGTTGGATATTTGTTGGTGACGGAGGTGTGGTGGAAGATTGTGCCACGAAGTCTACATGTCCATACCACATCGTGGCTGCCTGTGTGTCCAGGACCTCGTTACGGGGCTTGCATCTCCCACGTTGATGAGCCTCCCGGCCCTCTCTTTCCCTCCCTCCAGACTAGTCAGGTCCTTCCTAAAATATCAAATGTCCTGTTCGTGTTTCTTAGTctccaaaatattttttgtcatCTACCTCCCCTCCCACGTCGTACTTTTTTAATATCCAGTCacttgaatttgaatcattcatatatatatatatatatatatgtatgtatgtatgtataaaagaaatgagtgaagaatctatcataaaatcaattagttATATCAGTTCATAGTTTACATTATCCCAACATTTAGTACTCATGGCTGGCGTTCGCATACCTAATCATATTTGTAAGGCTATGTCGGTAGCTGAGTCTACTCTCTACTTTGTATTAGAGATTAAGTAGAGACGTTAATCCTACCTAGCTAGGTAGATGATAATAAGTTGTGAAGTACCGAGTACGTACGTACGTAccaagtaaaaacaagtaatgTGCATATGATCATATCAAATCATATTCATACTGAATTTATATTATTGTAATAAAAGCCAACTCGTGATGATTCATGGATATCATTCATATATATAGCTAAGGTTCAGTGTCCTGATCGGCATTACAATGAAGTTTAATTAAAGATATCCAATGTGTATATACTATAAACTATTTAGTTTTATTAGAGCATATCCTCGGTGGAAAACCTTAGTTTAAATTAGATTAATTATATAGTTcgttcttttgaaaaaaataaaaataaaaaacttgcaCTGTTTGTGTGCATGCTTATCTTTTGTCAAGTACGAGCCTTGCAGCGTGGGCTTATAACTAAGCAAGTGATTAAAGTTATTAGTTGTATGAATAATTAACTCAAGGGGGTAAAAGATTCATTATCACTTTTTGTGAGATCATATTAAGCGCGTTTGAACTCTCAAGTTAGTAAGGCATACCCACTTCTAATAGGGGCGTAGCAAACAACAATTGTTGTTTCTCATATTCAAAGGAATCCATGTGTTACTAGTTGACTAATGAATGACATGAGTAATCATAAATTTTCATATACATGTTTACGATATATATGCGTCTCCATGTTGCATATAAATGTTTCgttttttatatatttgatgTTATCAACATTAAAAGATGAAAGAGTGGGCCTAACTGTCTTAAATTTTATAATGAGTTAATCATgataatttgatttaaattcgACTTAGCAAGAATTGAACTTTATACATCTTActcacaaataaaaataaataagactaTACCATAGTAATATTAAGTAGCTATTCCATATAGACGTTAAGTAGGAAAAACAGAAGGAAAAAAGGATGACCTTGGGGATGTCGTGTTACTTTGTGATTCATAACAAAAAATCCATGCATCCATCAATTTTCAAGAAAAGCAACAAGGCATAACGATATTTAATTCTTTTGCTGATGTTGTTCTTGCTCTGCTCTCTCTGGGCCTTTTTCGTTCATTCAGTTCACAGCCTCCGCTTGAAAACTAGAAGAATCCTCGAAGTGTTTATTTCTGCCAGGTGGCAGGTACCAcacaaataattttattttgtataatgCTTGTACTCATTTGTAGGAGACGAGTTCATTTCCTCTCACgaataatttatattaactGTACAATTTTATAATAGgaagtaattaattttttaaattttcattggaaatatctttaaaaaaaaattacttattgaagattaattagtcattcaaatttacattttaaattgttaccaaaagaaaaaaaaaattactgttTGACGGTTCAAGTAGCAAGTAACATCTTCATAATGAACCTTCTATTTATTTGATACTTTTGAATGATTAAACGATCTCAAATTCGAATgatattttgttaaaatgatcttcaaatgaaaattaataaatttaaagtttttttaataaaacgaTATTACCTACATTAAAGGCTTAACCTTACAatagactaacaataatgtggttcaaattcgccttagtagagaatcgaacttaagacttttttatttatttatttttatttttttacaaactatattatttacactaaaggggaggAGATGgtcttagcctcacaatgagctaccaataatgtagttcaaattcgtctttggtgggaattgtgacacaccccgacctgaaatgtccacctggacttcgaattgagctgtgctggccgacaccaggAAGTTGACGaagtcataaagtgtagtgatgtggaaagcgtgagtaaatttaaacttaaaagtaCCTAAATGTAAGAGTGCGCATGCGAGCGtaaatgaacccatttcacaagtGACGTCAGAGCATAATTAAAATACAGTAAGGTagaatgagaattataccatcgaaggtaatcacctataccaagatttgccaagaacccTCGTCAACACGAAAGTTttgctactaaaacctggaggggcgaaaaacaaaggtgagtggacctaaaaataaagctttgtaaaaacctttttgaaaacattataacc contains the following coding sequences:
- the LOC137743799 gene encoding transcription factor MYB11-like produces the protein MGRAPCCEKVGLKKGRWTADEDEILLSYIQANGEGSWRSLPKNAGLLRCGKSCRLRWINYLRADLKRGNISSQEEDVIIKLHASLGNRWSLIASQLPGRTDNEIKNYWNSHLSRKIDTFRRHTTTIAITTEISTSSLPAGHEVSAAMELGPPPPKRRRGRTSRWAMKKNKTYLTTKPKGLEAPLSQSHHKDVDVSADADDDRLNNVHKATSLPTENNNKTVDTMQDDYVLLIEAPDQQQETGGGGISMMATVIDHQKESDGGKLILGPHPLVHDDGDMNESVGIDGGLLGFTDYLMDDINEDEILDPNGVLALSASEINIHQDADHFTDADHHQDTELPSSCDQLVMCPNKIMMTTTTTTTTAASDDHHDQEQESRSCGGNLSSLSISNSNGQVVTGDLHSCGSSMSLTNASNYDMEDGHTAGGFGTYDHTLWDWESVLIQARTEHDYLWDGHDRQNMLSLLREGESATAAGDDDHADAMVAWLLS